The Helianthus annuus cultivar XRQ/B chromosome 16, HanXRQr2.0-SUNRISE, whole genome shotgun sequence genome includes a window with the following:
- the LOC110915369 gene encoding glutamate receptor 3.4: MEIDGPMMRKSMFFLGFGLWVLLVVALAVEGITVNTSSSGPKVVNIGALLTVNSVIGRSVKPAIIAAVDDVNSDKTILGDTHLNLILHDTNCSGFLGTIEALELMEKNVVAAIGPQSSTIAHIISHVVNELHVPLLSFGATDPTLSALQFPYFLRTTQTDYYQMSAIADIIEHFEWKEVIAIYVDDDYGRNGISSLGDSLAQNRAKITYKAAFTPGASVDRLTEILTAVNLMESRVYVVHVNPDTGIDVFKVAKKLGMMTSGYVWITTEWLPAVLDSSQQINTDTGSDYSDVMTLLQGVVTLRQHTPNSYLKKLFAGKWKNIKLKETASFNTYALYAYDSVWLVARALHALLKSGESITFSSDARLRKADESMLRFSGLRTFNEGPKLLETLLSTNFTGVSGEIRFDREKNLVNPGYDVLNIGGTGVRTIGYWTKSSGLSVDSPDKTYAKKVNSNSSSGTKRLYSVIWPGETSVKPRGWVFPNNGKPLRIGVPYRHSYKEVVTKDVRSPQGVRGYSIDVFEAAVDLLPYPVPREYILYGDGVRNPSYSNLVAAVADNTFDAAVGDVTIITNRTRIVDFTQPYMESGLVIVVPVKKSKTSQWAFLRPFTLEMWLVTGGFFLLVGFVVWILEHRLNQEFRGPPSQQIITILWFSFSTMFFSHRENTVSTLGRFVLLLWLFVVLIINSSYTASLTSILTVQQLTSGIEGIDGMISSNEPIGIQDGSFAYNYLVQELNIAQSRIRSLKDQNDYINALRLGPKRGGVAAIVDELPYVELFMTYTQCEFRIVGREFTKSGWGFAFQRDSPLALDLSTAVLQLSENGELERIHDKWLTTSSCSSKAMETDTNSLSLSSFWGLFLICGIACFISLGIYFWRVLCQYRRFDPDLEETQEIPEPESARRSSRRTLLSTSFKDLIDFYDKKEAEIKEMLKRHKLQGNDHSDSPR; this comes from the exons ATGGAGATTGATGGGCCTATGAtgagaaaaagtatgtttttCTTGGGTTTTGGTTTGTGGGTTTTGCTTGTTGTGGCCTTGGCTGTTGAGGGCATAACTGTAAATACATCATCAAGTGGGCCTAAAGTTGTGAATATTGGAGCTTTGTTAACTGTGAATTCAGTAATTGGGAGGTCTGTGAAGCCTGCAATTATTGCTGCTGTTGATGATGTGAATTCTGATAAAACAATTCTTGGAGACACTCATTTGAATCTCATCTTACATGATACAAATTGTAGTGGATTTCTTGGCACCATTGAAG CTTTGGAGCTAATGGAGAAAAACGTAGTGGCTGCAATCGGCCCACAATCATCAACAATCGCACACATTATCTCACACGTAGTCAACGAGCTTCACGTACCCCTACTTTCATTCGGTGCAACCGACCCCACACTATCAGCTCTCCAGTTTCCTTATTTCCTCCGAACAACACAAACCGATTATTACCAAATGTCCGCCATCGCAGACATCATCGAACACTTCGAATGGAAGGAAGTAATCGCCATTTACGTCGACGATGATTACGGCCGTAACGGCATTTCATCGTTAGGCGATTCGTTAGCCCAAAATCGCGCCAAAATTACGTACAAAGCTGCGTTTACACCCGGCGCGTCGGTTGACAGGTTAACGGAGATACTAACGGCCGTTAATTTAATGGAGTCACGTGTTTATGTTGTGCATGTGAATCCTGATACCGGTATCGATGTTTTTAAAGTTGCGAAAAAACTCGGGATGATGACGAGCGGTTACGTTTGGATCACGACCGAATGGCTTCCGGCCGTGTTGGATTCGTCTCAACAAATAAATACTGATACCGGTTCCGATTACTCTGACGTCATGACCCTTTTACAAGGGGTAGTGACTCTAAGGCAACACACACCTAATTCATATTTAAAAAAACTTTTCGCGGGAAAATggaaaaatattaaattaaaagaaACGGCTAGTTTTAATACGTATGCACTTTACGCGTACGATTCGGTTTGGTTGGTGGCGCGTGCGCTCCACGCGCTGCTGAAATCCGGCGAGAGCATCACGTTCTCGTCGGACGCGAGGCTGCGAAAGGCAGACGAGTCGATGCTCCGGTTTTCGGGGCTTCGGACGTTTAACGAGGGTCCGAAGCTGCTCGAAACGCTCCTATCGACGAACTTCACGGGTGTGTCCGGTGAGATCCGGTTCGATCGTGAGAAGAATTTGGTAAACCCGGGTTATGATGTGCTTAATATTGGTGGTACGGGGGTTCGGACGATTGGGTACTGGACGAAATCTTCGGGTTTATCAGTTGACTCACCAGATAAAACGTATGCGAAAAaagtgaacagtaacagttcgagtgGAACTAAACGGCTTTATAGTGTGATTTGGCCGGGTGAAACGAGTGTGAAGCCGCGCGGGTGGGTGTTTCCGAACAATGGGAAGCCTTTACGGATTGGTGTACCGTATAGGCATAGTTATAAAGAGGTTGTAACGAAGGATGTTCGGTCTCCACAAGGTGTACGCGGTTATAGCATAGACGTTTTCGAAGCTGCTGTAGATTTGCTACCTTACCCGGTGCCTCGGGAGTACATTCTGTATGGAGACGGTGTGCGAAACCCGAGTTATAGTAAtcttgtggctgctgttgctgacAAT ACATTCGATGCAGCGGTTGGAGATGTTACAATAATTACAAACCGAACACGAATAGTTGACTTTACGCAGCCTTACATGGAATCGGGCCTTGTGATAGTTGTCCCCGTAAAGAAATCAAAAACCAGCCAATGGGCTTTTCTAAGACCATTCACTCTTGAAATGTGGCTAGTAACCGGTGGTTTCTTTCTTCTTGTCGGATTTGTCGTTTGGATTCTTGAACATCGTTTGAATCAGGAGTTTCGAGGTCCCCCGAGTCAACAAATCATTACGATTTTGTGGTTTAGCTTCTCAACCATGTTCTTTTCACATA GGGAGAACACAGTTAGCACATTAGGGAGATTTGTTCTACTCTTGTGGTTATTTGTTGTCTTGATCATCAACTCAAGCTACACAGCGAGTTTGACATCGATCCTGACCGTTCAACAGTTGACTTCCGGCATCGAGGGGATAGATGGGATGATTTCAAGCAATGAGCCAATTGGAATTCAAGATGGATCTTTTGCATATAACTATTTGGTCCAAGAACTTAATATTGCACAGTCTAGGATCAGATCTTTGAAAGACCAAAACGATTACATAAACGCGCTTCGTCTTGGTCCTAAGCGCGGTGGTGTGGCCGCCATTGTTGATGAGCTTCCTTATGTTGAGCTTTTTATGACTTACACCCAGTGTGAGTTCAGGATTGTTGGTCGAGAGTTCACGAAAAGCGGCTGGGGATTT GCATTCCAAAGGGATTCTCCACTAGCACTCGATTTATCAACCGCGGTTCTCCAACTCTCAGAAAACGGGGAACTAGAACGAATTCACGACAAATGGTTAACCACAAGCTCTTGTTCATCTAAAGCTATGGAAACCGACACGAATAGCCTCTCATTAAGCAGCTTTTGGGGCCTATTCCTCATATGTGGGATCGCGTGTTTCATTTCTCTTGGTATCTATTTTTGGAGAGTGTTATGTCAATACAGAAGATTCGACCCGGATTTAGAAGAAACACAGGAGATTCCAGAACCCGAATCAGCAAGGCGGAGTTCAAGACGAACATTACTGTCCACGAGTTTTAAAGATTTAATTGATTTTTATGATAAAAAAGAAGCCGAGATTAAGGAAATGTTGAAACGACATAAGCTTCAAGGTAACGATCATAGCGATTCGCCTCGTTAG